The following proteins are encoded in a genomic region of Polynucleobacter paludilacus:
- a CDS encoding methionyl-tRNA formyltransferase translates to MRVALIGSADFGKAALEAFLDRGDELVAVFCPPDNPKVSKPEALKEAALARGLTPLQFASLKSPEAAQAMIDSNADICVMAYVLQFVPQELVKIPKHGTIQYHPSLLPKYRGPSAINWAIALGEEKTGLTIFRPSDGLDEGAVILQKEVAIGPNDTLGQIYFDHLFPLGLSALLEAADLVMAGKHQEVIQDESQANYEGWFDANAAKIHWATHINQTYNLIRACNPAPGAWTRFGEQKVQIYDAHKHIAPTFASVKGKPGEITEISLNSFSVACHGGQIEVLRAKGAAGKVTGAELAQELHLAVGQFFEL, encoded by the coding sequence ATGCGTGTTGCTTTAATTGGAAGTGCAGATTTTGGTAAGGCTGCATTAGAGGCTTTTTTAGATCGAGGCGATGAGCTGGTTGCAGTCTTTTGTCCACCAGATAATCCTAAGGTGAGTAAACCAGAGGCATTGAAAGAGGCCGCTCTAGCGAGAGGCCTCACTCCTTTGCAGTTTGCTTCTTTGAAAAGCCCAGAGGCCGCTCAAGCCATGATCGATAGCAATGCGGATATCTGTGTCATGGCCTATGTTTTGCAGTTTGTACCTCAGGAGCTTGTCAAAATTCCGAAGCACGGCACGATTCAATATCACCCATCTTTATTGCCAAAGTACCGTGGTCCCAGCGCCATCAATTGGGCGATTGCGTTGGGCGAAGAGAAAACGGGCTTAACCATTTTCCGTCCCTCTGATGGTTTAGATGAAGGCGCAGTCATTTTGCAAAAAGAAGTAGCAATTGGACCAAACGATACTTTGGGTCAAATCTACTTTGATCATCTTTTCCCATTAGGCCTTAGCGCATTACTAGAGGCTGCTGATCTTGTTATGGCTGGCAAACATCAAGAAGTTATTCAAGATGAATCCCAGGCTAACTATGAAGGTTGGTTTGACGCAAATGCGGCCAAGATTCATTGGGCAACCCATATCAATCAAACCTATAACCTCATTAGGGCTTGCAATCCTGCGCCGGGAGCCTGGACAAGGTTTGGTGAGCAAAAAGTGCAGATCTACGATGCTCATAAACATATCGCTCCAACTTTTGCTTCAGTCAAAGGTAAGCCTGGTGAAATCACTGAGATTAGCTTGAACTCATTCTCAGTAGCTTGCCATGGCGGCCAAATTGAGGTGCTCAGAGCAAAGGGCGCTGCAGGTAAGGTGACGGGCGCCGAACTTGCTCAAGAACTTCATCTTGCAGTTGGACAATTCTTCGAGTTGTAA
- the panC gene encoding pantoate--beta-alanine ligase: MKIISDIGELRDHLRGQNRASFVPTMGNLHEGHLSLMRLARQHGDPVVASIFVNRLQFGPNEDFDSYPRTMQADIEKLEKEGVYVLFAPTEKDLYPQPQEYRVEPPNQLGNILEGEFRPGFFQGVCTVVLKLFSCVQPKVAVFGKKDYQQLMIIRQMAKQFALPVDIVPAETIRAEDGLALSSRNTYLSIDERREAPELQKLLQQVREQVIGLKQQSPEELKKIEAGALETLTKRGWRPDYIAIRLQSDLATPSNTALDAKESLVILTAAKLGKTRLIDNLEI; encoded by the coding sequence ATGAAAATCATTAGCGATATTGGAGAGCTGCGCGACCACTTGCGCGGTCAGAACCGCGCCTCCTTTGTGCCCACCATGGGCAATCTCCATGAGGGTCATTTATCCCTCATGCGCTTAGCTCGCCAACACGGTGATCCGGTAGTAGCCAGCATCTTTGTGAATCGCCTGCAATTTGGTCCCAATGAGGATTTTGATAGCTACCCAAGGACGATGCAGGCCGATATTGAGAAGTTAGAAAAGGAAGGTGTCTATGTTTTGTTTGCTCCTACTGAAAAAGATCTCTATCCCCAGCCACAAGAGTACCGAGTAGAACCCCCAAATCAACTAGGCAATATTCTCGAAGGAGAATTCAGGCCCGGCTTCTTCCAAGGTGTTTGTACAGTGGTGCTTAAACTTTTTTCTTGCGTCCAACCGAAGGTCGCAGTATTTGGGAAGAAGGACTATCAGCAACTCATGATCATTCGCCAAATGGCAAAACAATTTGCGCTACCAGTAGATATTGTTCCTGCAGAAACTATTCGCGCCGAAGACGGTCTTGCCCTCTCCTCACGCAATACTTATCTATCAATCGATGAGCGTCGTGAAGCGCCTGAGTTACAAAAACTCCTTCAACAAGTACGCGAGCAAGTGATTGGGCTTAAACAACAGAGCCCAGAAGAGCTAAAAAAGATTGAAGCTGGCGCGCTTGAGACCCTTACAAAAAGAGGCTGGCGGCCGGACTACATTGCCATTCGCCTGCAAAGTGACTTAGCCACTCCTAGCAATACTGCGCTTGATGCCAAAGAGTCTTTAGTTATTCTGACTGCGGCCAAGCTTGGCAAAACTCGCCTAATCGATAATCTCGAAATCTAA
- a CDS encoding segregation and condensation protein A, translated as MTEPSAAPLSELLDSTPAVTDGMSEAFAKLYGEPLFKLPTDLYIPPDALEVFLEAFEGPLDLLLYLIRKQNFNVLDIPMAQVTQQYLSYIDQIRHHNLELAAEYLLMAAMLIEIKSRMLLPMKKADSEEEVEDPRAELVRRLLEYERMKLAAQELDQIPQQGRDFQIAHGHVDTTVAVTWPEVNLEDLQMAWRDVLHRAKLNQHHTITREELSVRDFMTRILRRLQNTRFVEFSELFEDAIASGKGVPVVIVNFIAMLELSREALIEITQAEPYAPIYVRLAYTPSA; from the coding sequence ATGACTGAACCTAGCGCAGCACCCCTATCGGAATTACTGGATAGCACCCCTGCGGTGACTGATGGGATGTCAGAGGCGTTTGCCAAGCTGTACGGCGAACCGCTATTCAAACTCCCAACCGATCTTTATATTCCACCGGATGCCTTGGAAGTTTTCTTAGAGGCGTTTGAAGGCCCGCTGGATTTATTGCTCTACTTAATTCGTAAACAGAACTTCAATGTGCTCGATATTCCAATGGCGCAGGTTACGCAACAGTATCTGAGCTACATCGACCAAATTCGCCATCACAATCTTGAGCTCGCTGCTGAGTATTTATTAATGGCAGCCATGTTGATTGAAATTAAATCCCGCATGCTGTTGCCCATGAAGAAGGCTGATAGCGAGGAAGAGGTAGAAGATCCACGCGCAGAGCTTGTGCGTCGCCTGCTTGAATACGAGCGTATGAAGCTTGCTGCTCAAGAGCTCGATCAAATCCCGCAACAGGGTCGTGATTTCCAGATCGCGCATGGCCATGTCGATACTACCGTCGCAGTCACCTGGCCTGAAGTCAACCTAGAAGATCTACAAATGGCTTGGCGCGATGTTCTGCACCGCGCCAAACTCAATCAACATCACACTATTACTCGCGAGGAATTATCCGTGCGTGATTTCATGACGCGGATTTTGCGTCGCCTGCAAAATACCCGTTTTGTAGAATTCAGCGAGCTCTTTGAAGATGCTATTGCATCCGGCAAAGGTGTACCTGTCGTGATCGTGAACTTTATTGCCATGCTTGAACTCTCACGTGAAGCCTTAATTGAGATCACTCAAGCTGAGCCCTACGCCCCTATCTACGTGCGCTTAGCCTATACCCCCAGCGCATGA
- a CDS encoding DUF3460 family protein has product MARYESDFTKFLNEMKTEKPNLEADQQEGRALLWDQEPQSVEDMRRAKAAKLKQRAYVYSND; this is encoded by the coding sequence ATGGCCCGATACGAGTCTGATTTCACCAAGTTTTTAAATGAAATGAAAACTGAGAAACCCAATCTTGAAGCAGACCAGCAAGAGGGTCGCGCCCTACTATGGGATCAAGAACCCCAGAGCGTGGAAGATATGCGCCGCGCCAAAGCAGCGAAATTGAAACAGCGCGCTTACGTATATTCGAATGACTGA
- the metG gene encoding methionine--tRNA ligase encodes MSSLPRRLLVTSALPYANGQIHIGHLVEYVQTDIWVRFQRMRGHEVHYVGADDTHGTPIMLRAEKEGLTPKELIANVWKEHKRDFDDFLISFDNYYTTDSPENEKLSQSIYLKLRDAGLIEKRAIEQAYDPVKEMFLPDRFIKGECPKCGAKDQYGDSCEKCGATYSPVDLENPYSVVSGATPIKKISDHYFFKLSDPRCENFLRDWTQVKTPLQSEARNKMKEWVGEAGDSKLGDWDISRDAPYFGFEIPDAPGKYFYVWLDAPIGYYASFLNYCEQKGLNFEEWVKPDTTTEQYHFIGKDILYFHTLFWPATLHFAGYRTPTNVFAHGFLTVDGEKMSKSRGTLISAHSVIESGFNPEWFRYYFATKLNDSMEDLDLNLQDFIARVNSDLLGKYINIASRSAGFLVKRFAGVVSDEAMNDPLLKEIRGASEKIAALYEGREFAKALRSVMELADKVNAFVDENKPWEIAKNPEREADLQRVCSVTLEAFRALSLYLKPVLPKVAEGVETFLSLKPMHWEDINTPLSSQHPIQAYQHLMTRVEPTQIDSLLAANL; translated from the coding sequence TTACCTCAGCCCTGCCATATGCCAATGGTCAGATTCATATTGGCCATTTGGTGGAATACGTTCAAACCGATATCTGGGTCCGCTTCCAGAGAATGCGGGGGCATGAAGTCCATTACGTAGGGGCTGATGATACCCATGGCACTCCCATCATGCTGCGCGCTGAAAAAGAAGGGCTCACCCCCAAAGAATTGATTGCCAATGTTTGGAAAGAGCATAAGCGAGACTTCGATGATTTCTTAATCTCGTTTGATAACTACTACACCACCGATAGTCCTGAGAACGAAAAACTCTCGCAAAGTATTTATCTCAAACTGCGTGATGCCGGTCTGATTGAGAAACGTGCGATCGAGCAAGCTTATGATCCCGTCAAAGAAATGTTTCTGCCTGATCGCTTCATCAAGGGCGAATGTCCCAAGTGTGGCGCTAAAGATCAGTATGGTGATTCTTGCGAAAAGTGTGGCGCAACCTATTCCCCTGTTGATTTAGAAAACCCTTACTCCGTTGTGAGCGGTGCTACACCAATTAAAAAGATTTCTGATCACTACTTCTTCAAACTGTCTGACCCTCGTTGTGAGAATTTCTTGCGCGATTGGACTCAAGTCAAGACCCCGCTACAAAGCGAAGCGCGCAACAAAATGAAAGAGTGGGTTGGCGAAGCGGGCGATAGCAAACTGGGTGACTGGGATATCTCACGCGATGCGCCTTACTTTGGTTTTGAGATTCCGGATGCCCCTGGTAAGTATTTCTATGTCTGGCTTGATGCCCCAATTGGCTATTACGCCAGCTTCCTCAATTACTGTGAACAAAAGGGCCTAAATTTCGAGGAATGGGTTAAGCCCGACACAACTACTGAGCAGTACCATTTCATCGGAAAAGATATTCTGTATTTTCATACTCTCTTTTGGCCAGCCACATTGCACTTTGCTGGCTACCGCACGCCTACGAATGTTTTTGCCCATGGCTTCTTAACTGTCGATGGTGAAAAGATGAGTAAATCCCGTGGCACTCTGATTTCTGCGCACAGCGTCATTGAATCCGGCTTCAATCCCGAATGGTTCCGTTATTACTTTGCGACTAAGCTCAATGACAGCATGGAAGATTTGGATCTGAACTTGCAAGACTTTATTGCTAGAGTGAATAGCGACTTGCTGGGTAAGTACATCAATATTGCAAGTCGTAGCGCAGGCTTCTTGGTGAAACGATTTGCTGGAGTGGTGTCCGATGAGGCGATGAATGACCCTCTGCTCAAGGAGATTAGAGGAGCGAGCGAAAAAATTGCTGCTCTTTATGAAGGTCGTGAATTTGCTAAAGCTTTACGAAGTGTCATGGAGCTAGCGGATAAAGTGAATGCCTTTGTCGATGAGAACAAGCCTTGGGAAATTGCCAAAAATCCAGAACGCGAAGCAGATCTGCAACGCGTCTGTAGCGTGACTTTAGAAGCATTTCGGGCGCTGAGTTTATATCTCAAACCGGTCTTGCCTAAGGTCGCGGAAGGCGTGGAAACTTTTTTATCTCTCAAGCCAATGCATTGGGAGGACATCAATACCCCTTTGAGTAGTCAACACCCAATCCAAGCTTATCAACACCTCATGACTCGGGTCGAGCCCACTCAAATTGATAGCCTCTTGGCAGCAAATCTCTAG